A single region of the Rhodothermus sp. genome encodes:
- a CDS encoding glycosyltransferase, producing the protein MKASMRIDLLFSAFPPALDGIGDHTAHLARALARAGGHVRVWTAQPEATPIPDVRVVRAFRCPPPWGVRKLLAAVSADPPDWLIVQFNQFSYGR; encoded by the coding sequence ATGAAGGCGTCTATGCGTATTGACCTGCTATTCTCGGCCTTTCCGCCAGCGCTGGACGGTATCGGAGATCATACGGCACATCTGGCCCGGGCGCTGGCGCGTGCAGGGGGCCACGTACGGGTATGGACGGCACAACCGGAGGCAACGCCGATTCCGGATGTCAGGGTGGTACGGGCTTTTCGCTGTCCTCCACCGTGGGGGGTAAGAAAGTTGCTCGCCGCCGTATCGGCCGATCCGCCCGACTGGTTGATTGTGCAGTTCAATCAGTTCAGCTATGGGCGC